A DNA window from Pleuronectes platessa chromosome 19, fPlePla1.1, whole genome shotgun sequence contains the following coding sequences:
- the pargl gene encoding poly(ADP-ribose) glycohydrolase translates to MAEWHEDLPQRFNTEGHQHNSDDKSLVRSSQASSSSSCTGEGGSSPGGECKRREKDTASCCRLDDLKKCHKKLGRLNFSSTHTVLIDVSIFNASKQVRPQEGRDMWHSSFVKMPFSPASVITIKTGLRKLPTQVNRWEMISKKLDGLASKKKQEVDDVAEVIIKCNPQYKDQWTFDALFSLVKCIPKEENYFNTLFPKIAALALSLPQHVKKAIPLLQTGNCALITLSQVQIACLLANAFFCTFPHRNTSRPNAEYHNYPPINFNSLFGNWSDRKKEKLRAIMHYFNVVTDEKTKPQGLVTFERRCLRDSELPSWRSCDEKLSNLYVTSKGNIEANCAGMLQVDFASRWIGGGVLGSGLVQEEILFLMNPELIVSRLFTERLADNECLIVTGSQQFSEYSGFGASFEWAGPNKDKLKRDEWGRLQRQILAIDALHFKNPREQYSMIKVTRELNKAFCGFKGHGDDEPDIATGKWGCGVFNGDPQLKAVIQLMAAAKAKKGLAFFTFGDEELANGLKQIYHLIVTEGITVGKLYGLLEDYCAVQQADSHSHVDLFKFIRDNIGCSRSQL, encoded by the exons ATGGCCGAATGGCATGAAGACCTCCCTCAACGGTTCAACACGGAGGGACACCAACATAACAGTGATGACAAAAGCTTAGTCAGATCGAGTcaggcctcctcctcttcctcctgcactgGGGAGGGAGGAAGTTCACCAGGAGGTGAATGCAAGCGGAGGGAGAAGGACACTGCGTCATGTTGCCGGCTGGACGACCTGAAGAAGTGCCACAAGAAGCTGGGTCGGCTGAACTTCAGCAGTACGCACACCGTCCTCATCGAT GTGTCCATTTTCAACGCTTCAAAACAAGTTCGGCCCCAAGAAGGGAGAGACATGTGGCACAGTAGCTTTGTGAAGATGCCCTTTTCGCCAGCAAGTGTCATAACCATCAAGACTGGATTGAGGAAG CTGCCCACCCAGGTGAATAGGTGGGAAATGATCTCCAAGAAACTGGATGGTCTGGCCAGTaagaagaaacaggaagttgatgaTGTGGCG GAAGTTATCATCAAATGCAACCCACAATATAAAGATCAGTGGACGTTTGATGCCCTCTTCTCCTTAGTCAAG TGTATCCCGAAAGAAGAAAACTACTTCAACACACTGTTTCCGAAGATCGCGGCGTTGGCTCTCAGCCTCCCCCAGCATGTGAAGAAG GCCATCCCGCTGCTTCAGACGGGGAATTGCGCCCTCATCACTCTGTCACAAGTCCAGATAGCCTGCCTGCTGGCTAACGCGTTTTTCTGCACCTTCCCACATCGCAACACGTCCAGACCCAACGCAGAGTACCACAACTACCCCCCCATTAACTTCAACAG TCTGTTTGGAAACTGGTCGGATcggaagaaagaaaagctgagggCCATCATGCATTATTTCAATGTAGTTACAGATGAGA AAACTAAACCACAAGGACTGGTGACGTTTGAGAGGCGTTGCTTGAGAGACTCAGAGTTGCCGAGCTGGAGAAG CTGTGATGAGAAGCTGTCCAATCTGTATGTGACATCAAAAGGCAACATCGAGGCCAACTGTGCAGGGATGTTACAG GTAGATTTTGCTTCCCGTTGGATTGGCGGAGGTGTGCTGGGCTCCGGACTGGTGCAGGAAGAGATCTTGTTCCTAATGAATCCAGAACTAATAGTTTCCCGACTCTTCACAGAGCGACTGGCGGACAACGAGTGTCTGATTGTTACAG GCTCTCAGCAGTTCAGCGAATACTCTGGTTTTGGAGCCAGCtttgagtgggcggggcctaataAGGACAAACTGAAACG GGATGAGTGGGGCCGGCTGCAGAGGCAGATCTTAGCCATTGACGCTCTACACTTCAAAAACCCAAGGGAGCAGTACAGTATGATCAAGGTCACACGAGAACTGAACAAG GCATTCTGTGGATTTAAAGGACATGGGGATGATGAGCCAGACATCGCCACGGGCAAGTGGGGCTGTGGAGTCTTCAATGGAGACCCTCAACTCAAAG CTGTGATCCAGCTGATGGCCGCAGCAAAGGCCAAGAAAGGACTGGCCTTCTTCACCTTTGGCGATGAAGAACTGGCAAATGGCCTGAAGCAGATCTATCACCTGATTGTCACAGAAGGGATTACAGTTG